One stretch of Thalassophryne amazonica chromosome 19, fThaAma1.1, whole genome shotgun sequence DNA includes these proteins:
- the olig4 gene encoding oligodendrocyte transcription factor 4 translates to MDSDAGSTCSRSSSPDLVVDDSAGSFFSNKMFQTYCHENRASGELGQDRTERCSGGGKTKSRSDLSKEEMQDLRLKVNSRERKRMHDLNQAMDGLREVMPYAHGPSVRKLSKISTLLLARNYILMLSSSLEEMKKLVGDVYGGNGAVQNCSTAHHSISSAAASAHLPLHPLASSLHSLVGTTTSGLQHHQHTPAGAPAPRSPPSASFLGFHAPVQGLLKDPLHLSSSYRHFPGMPCPCSLCQPLPAATATLHSLSMNK, encoded by the coding sequence ATGGATTCTGACGCTGGCTCCACCTGTAGCCGCTCCTCATCCCCAGACCTGGTTGTGGATGACTCTGCTGGGAGCTTTTTCTCCAACAAGATGTTCCAGACGTACTGCCACGAAAATCGAGCGAGCGGTGAACTCGGCCAGGACAGGACAGAGCGCTGCAGCGGGGGCGGAAAGACCAAAAGCAGATCTGACCTCAGCAAGGAGGAGATGCAGGACCTGAGACTGAAAGTCAACAGTCGGGAGAGGAAGCGGATGCACGATCTAAACCAGGCGATGGACGGTCTTAGAGAGGTCATGCCCTACGCTCATGGCCCATCTGTGCGCAAACTGTCAAAGATCTCCACCTTGCTGCTGGCTCGCAACTACATCCTGATGCTGTCCAGCTCCTTGGAGGAGATGAAGAAGTTGGTTGGGGATGTATACGGAGGGAATGGAGCCGTGCAAAACTGCTCCACTGCTCACCACAGCATTTCCTCTGCAGCGGCAAGCGCTCACCTCCCGCTGCATCCTCTGGCGTCGTCCCTGCACTCCCTGGTGGGCACCACGACCTCTGGTCTGCAGCATCACCAGCACACTCCAGCTGGAGCGCCGGCGCCACGCTCTCCACCTTCAGCCAGCTTCCTGGGCTTTCATGCTCCGGTTCAAGGCCTTCTGAAGGACCCGCTGCACCTAAGCAGCTCCTACAGGCACTTTCCTGGAATGCCGTGTCCGTGTTCACTCTGTCAGCCGTTACCTGCTGCGACCGCAACGTTGCACAGTCTGTCCATGAATAAATGA